The genomic region CTTTGCATGTTGTTGTTGGACGTGTTTTTGTTTTGTACGTCCGTGATCGTATTTTTGGCTTCGATCATTGCGCTCGCGTTTCCTTTTTCTTCCCTAAATGCGGCGGAACTTAGATTGAAGGACATCGCAAGAATCGAAGGAATCCGAGAAAATCAAATCGCGGGTTACGGAATCGTGGTCGGTCTTCCCGGAACGGGAGACAGTAAAACTCCGTTCACTTCGGAAAGTATGAAAAATTATTTGAAGAATCTCGGAGTGGAAGCGAACCTCAAACCGGATCAAACGCGAAACATCGCTTCAGTTTTGATCACGGCGACGATTCCCACCTACGCTAGAAAAGGCGATAAGTTAAACGTGGTCGTCTCTTCGATCGGAGACGCGAAGTCCCTCGAAGGCGGAGTTCTTTTACAATCTCCTTTGAAAACCGCGGGTGATAAAACCTTCGCAGTCGCATCGGGTGTGATTTCCTTCGGCGGAAGACAGGAACAAGAACGAGGAAACAGTGCGAGAGGAAATAAAAAAACGGTCGGAGTCGTTCACGGCGGAGCGATCGTAGAACAGGAACTCGATCAGAATTTTTACGCTTCGGAACGGGTTCAAATTCAACTGGAGAATC from Leptospira kmetyi serovar Malaysia str. Bejo-Iso9 harbors:
- a CDS encoding flagellar basal body P-ring protein FlgI, with translation MKLKYSILCMLLLDVFLFCTSVIVFLASIIALAFPFSSLNAAELRLKDIARIEGIRENQIAGYGIVVGLPGTGDSKTPFTSESMKNYLKNLGVEANLKPDQTRNIASVLITATIPTYARKGDKLNVVVSSIGDAKSLEGGVLLQSPLKTAGDKTFAVASGVISFGGRQEQERGNSARGNKKTVGVVHGGAIVEQELDQNFYASERVQIQLENQDFTTLNAVISQIRSILPGKHGIGPESVVPVSPTEINIVLGKTFENKSDSFLSLLSDIENLNVETQVRPKVVINERTGVIVMGGNITIEEVAVSRSGLNLSVTDKNRRRNWLGKEQEPVKSSFLIEESTSVGDVVEALNKVGASTRDIIAILEALKKSGALHAELEIQ